One window from the genome of Anaerococcus sp. Marseille-Q7828 encodes:
- a CDS encoding RluA family pseudouridine synthase has protein sequence MILEAFENIRVDKYISDEFEEIPREKIKEFIKDKKIKVNNKNIKPSYKLEIGDEIEIDDELFEVPEILAEPMDLKIVYENEDYAIIDKDENVIVHPAGSIITGTLVNGLLYKYGYDGLSHIGGDDRPGIVHRLDKDTTGLMVIAKNNETYKYLKGLFETRQVYKEYLAIVFGNFDQKSGRIENYMDRDKSNPRKMAVCPSGRKAISEYEVIKEVEGYSLVKIHILTGRTHQIRVHMTHINHPLLGDPVYGNVKHKFNLDHQLLHCTRLGFKDQNGEYVTFTAPVHAKFQKYQDVLGLGD, from the coding sequence ATGATACTAGAAGCATTTGAAAATATCCGAGTTGATAAATACATCTCCGACGAATTTGAAGAAATTCCAAGAGAGAAAATCAAAGAATTTATCAAGGATAAAAAAATAAAAGTAAATAATAAAAATATCAAACCATCTTACAAATTAGAAATTGGTGATGAGATTGAAATAGACGATGAGCTTTTTGAAGTCCCAGAAATCTTAGCAGAGCCAATGGATTTAAAGATTGTCTATGAGAACGAAGACTACGCCATAATTGATAAGGATGAAAATGTTATAGTCCACCCGGCAGGATCTATAATCACAGGCACTTTGGTAAATGGTTTGCTCTATAAGTACGGCTATGATGGCCTATCTCACATTGGAGGAGATGATAGGCCAGGGATTGTTCATAGGCTCGATAAGGATACAACAGGGCTTATGGTAATTGCCAAAAACAATGAAACTTACAAGTATTTGAAGGGACTTTTTGAAACAAGGCAAGTCTACAAGGAATATCTGGCTATTGTCTTTGGAAATTTTGATCAAAAATCTGGTCGCATAGAAAATTATATGGACAGGGATAAGAGCAACCCTAGGAAGATGGCTGTATGTCCAAGTGGGAGAAAGGCAATTAGTGAATATGAGGTCATAAAAGAAGTGGAGGGGTATTCACTAGTTAAAATCCACATATTAACTGGTCGCACCCACCAAATTCGTGTACATATGACCCATATCAACCACCCCTTGCTAGGAGATCCGGTTTATGGCAATGTCAAGCACAAGTTTAACCTCGACCACCAACTCTTGCATTGCACAAGGCTTGGCTTTAAAGACCAAAATGGTGAATATGTGACCTTTACTGCACCTGTCCATGCCAAATTTCAAAAATATCAAGATGTCTTAGGACTTGGAGATTAA
- a CDS encoding YifB family Mg chelatase-like AAA ATPase, whose protein sequence is MYSKTITCSLLGLNGKAIEVESDITTGLPNFLIVGLPDSSIKESKERVRVAILNSGYNFPPGRITVNLSPADLKKEGTQLDLPIAISLLSSMGVITYLYDDYVFLGELSLAGKIVPIRGALAMIISMRELGYKKFIIAEENKDECAIINDVDILPFDNLNDIVSFLNKEKEVKPYQLDLHKIDNQVTYDLDFSDIKGQESLKRALQIAAAGGHNVLMIGPPGSGKTFSAKHLPTILPDMNFDEKVEVTKIYSIMGLLDKGQLVNERPFRSPHHSASEVALIGGGHSIPKPGEISLAHRGVLFLDEFPEFNKKTIEALREPLENREINISRAQASLKYPSDFILIAAMNPCPCGNYGNPLKECTCTQNEIRRYLNKISAPILDRIDIHIEIAPVKYEDLKDKSPSKSSAELKAEVAKARVIQDERYKNEKIRSNSELSTNQMKKYIKLNPEVEKVAQLAFNKYNFSVRSFNKILKMARTIADLDGSLEIEQKHVLEAVRYRALDDKYWTV, encoded by the coding sequence ATGTATTCAAAAACTATAACTTGTTCCCTCTTGGGACTTAATGGAAAAGCAATAGAAGTAGAAAGTGATATAACAACGGGTTTGCCAAACTTTCTAATAGTTGGCTTGCCGGACTCATCAATCAAAGAATCCAAGGAGAGGGTGAGGGTAGCAATACTAAACTCAGGCTATAATTTCCCACCTGGTAGGATAACAGTAAACTTATCTCCAGCTGATCTAAAAAAAGAAGGAACTCAACTTGACTTACCAATAGCAATCTCCCTTTTATCCTCAATGGGAGTCATTACATATCTTTATGACGATTATGTATTCTTGGGAGAATTGTCCCTTGCAGGCAAAATTGTTCCTATAAGAGGTGCTCTAGCCATGATTATTTCTATGCGTGAGCTGGGATACAAAAAATTTATAATAGCAGAAGAAAATAAGGACGAATGTGCTATTATAAACGATGTGGATATTTTGCCTTTTGATAATCTAAACGATATAGTAAGCTTTTTAAATAAGGAAAAGGAAGTAAAGCCCTACCAATTAGATTTACATAAAATAGATAACCAAGTGACTTATGACCTAGATTTTTCTGACATAAAGGGTCAAGAGAGTCTAAAACGTGCCTTGCAAATAGCAGCTGCAGGTGGTCACAATGTACTAATGATTGGCCCACCAGGATCTGGAAAAACTTTCTCTGCCAAGCACCTTCCAACCATTCTGCCGGATATGAATTTTGATGAAAAGGTAGAAGTAACCAAGATATATTCTATAATGGGACTTTTGGATAAGGGTCAGTTGGTAAATGAAAGACCATTTAGGTCACCCCACCATAGCGCAAGTGAGGTAGCACTTATTGGTGGAGGGCACTCTATACCAAAACCAGGAGAAATATCCTTGGCTCATAGGGGAGTTTTGTTCTTGGATGAATTCCCAGAATTTAACAAAAAGACCATAGAAGCCTTGAGGGAACCCCTTGAAAATCGTGAGATTAATATTTCAAGAGCTCAAGCTTCCCTAAAATACCCATCGGATTTCATATTAATTGCAGCTATGAACCCATGTCCATGTGGTAACTACGGCAATCCTCTTAAAGAGTGTACTTGCACACAAAATGAAATACGTAGGTACCTAAACAAGATCTCTGCACCTATTTTGGATAGAATCGATATTCACATAGAGATTGCTCCGGTTAAATATGAGGACTTGAAAGATAAGTCTCCATCAAAATCATCAGCAGAGCTTAAGGCAGAAGTTGCCAAGGCAAGAGTAATCCAAGATGAGCGCTACAAAAATGAAAAAATAAGATCAAATTCTGAACTTTCTACCAATCAGATGAAAAAATATATCAAACTTAATCCAGAAGTAGAGAAAGTTGCTCAACTTGCCTTTAATAAATACAATTTTTCAGTAAGAAGCTTCAACAAAATCTTGAAAATGGCAAGGACTATAGCTGACCTTGATGGAAGCTTAGAAATAGAACAAAAACACGTCCTAGAAGCAGTGAGATATAGGGCACTTGATGATAAATATTGGACGGTATAA